In a single window of the Nicotiana tomentosiformis chromosome 8, ASM39032v3, whole genome shotgun sequence genome:
- the LOC104095299 gene encoding SNARE-interacting protein KEULE: MSMSDSDTSSQGSDYKYFRQVSRDRLLYEMLRSAKSKDSKSAWKVLIMDKLTVKIMSYSCKMADITEEGVSLVEDIYKRRQPLPSMDAIYFIQPTKENVVMFLSDMAGKSPLYRKAFVFFSSPIAKELVNYIKRDSSVLSRIGALREMNLEYFANDIQCFTTDNERALEELYGDDEGSRKGDLCLNVMANRIATVFASLREFPYVRYRTAKSLDPTTMTTFRDLIPTKLAAAVWNSLTKYKSTLPHFPQTETCELLILDRSVDQIAPIIHEWTYDAMCHDLLNMEGNKYVHEVPGKAGGPPEKKEVLLEDHDPIWLELRHAHIADASERLHEKMTNFVSKNKAAQMHQGSRDGGQLSTRDLQKMVQALPQYSEQIEKLSLHVDIAGKLNRIIRESSLKEIGQLEQNLVFGDAGTKDLINFLRVNQDVTRENKLRLMMIYAAVHPEKLESDKLSKLMELARLPQDDMNAVYNMRLLEGSSDNKKSSLGPFSLKFDVHKKKHAARKDRTDEAATWQLSRFYPMIEELVEKLSKGELPKNDYPCMNDPSPTFHGTSQSASVQANQVPTPHSMRSRRTATWARPRNSDDGYSSDSILRHASSDFKKMGQRIFVFIVGGATRSELRACHKLTTKLKREVVLGSSSLDDPPQFITKLKLLTADELSLDDLQI; this comes from the exons ATGTCGATGTCTGATTCCGATACATCGTCGCAGGGCAGCGATTACAAGTACTTCCGGCAAGTTTCCCGTGAca GATTACTATATGAAATGCTCAGGTCAGCCAAGTCAAAAGACTCAAAATCAGCATGGAAG GTACTCATCATGGACAAACTAACCGTTAAAATAATGTCATACTCATGCAAGATGGCAGATATCACAGAGGAAGGAGTTTCAT TGGTTGAAGACATATACAAGCGACGGCAGCCGCTCCCCTCGATGGATGCTATATACTTCATCCAACCAACAAAAGAAAA TGTTGTGATGTTTCTATCTGACATGGCTGGTAAATCACCTTTGTACAGAAA GGCATTTGTCTTCTTTAGTTCACCTATTGCTAAAGAGTTGGTTAATTACATAAAGAGGGATTCAAGTGTTCTGTCTCGCATTGGTGCCTTGAGAGAA ATGAACTTGGAGTATTTTGCTAATGATATCCAG TGTTTTACCACCGATAATGAGAGGGCGCTTGAAGAACTTTATGGAGATGATGAAGGTTCTCGAAAGGGTGATTTGTGTTTGAATGTGATGGCCAACCGTATTGCTACAGTTTTTGCTTCATTACGG GAATTTCCTTATGTGCGCTACCGCACTGCGAAATCGCTTGATCCTACTACCATGACAACCTTTCGGGATTTAATTCCTACAAAGCTTGCAGCTGCTGTTTGGAATTCTCTTACTAAGTACAAATCTACTCTTCCTCACTTTCCGCAGACAGAAACATGCGAGTTGCTTATTCTGGATAGATCAGTAGACCAG ATTGCTCCCATTATACATGAGTGGACATATGATGCGATGTGCCATGACTTGTTAAACATGGAGGGAAATAAATATGTGCATGAG GTTCCTGGCAAAGCAGGTGGCCCTCCTGAGAAGAAAGAGGTTCTTTTGGAGGATCATGATCCTATTTGGTTAGAGCTCCGCCATGCACACATTGCAGAT GCTAGTGAGAGGTTGCATGAGAAGATGACAAACTTTGTGTCAAAGAATAAAGCTGCTCAAATGCATCAAGGTTCAAG AGACGGCGGTCAATTATCTACACGGGATTTGCAAAAGATGGTTCAGGCTTTACCTCAATACAGTGAACAAATTGAGAAGCTCTCCCTCCATGTTGAT ATTGCTGGGAAGCTAAACAGAATTATTAGGGAGTCAAGTCTAAAAGAAATTGGACAATTAGAGCAGAACCTTGTTTTCGGAGACGCAGGAACTAAGGATCTGATCAATTTCCTGAGGGTTAATCAG GATGTGACACGGGAAAACAAGTTACGCTTAATGATGATTTATGCAGCTGTTCATCCTGAGAAGCTTGAAAGTGACAAACTCTCCAAGTTAATGGAG TTGGCGAGATTGCCCCAAGATGACATGAATGCTGTGTACAATATGAGATTGCTGGAGGGATCATCGGATAATAAGAAAAGCTCACTAGGACCTTTCTCTCTCAAGTTTGACGTTCACAAG AAGAAGCACGCTGCTAGAAAAGACCGTACCGATGAAGCAGCAACATGGCAATTGTCTCGTTTTTACCCAATGATAGAG GAACTTGTTGAAAAACTCAGTAAAGGGGAACTACCAAAGAATGATTATCCCTGCATGAATGATCCAAGTCCAACTTTTCATGGGACCTCTCAGTCTGCATCAGTACAAGCAAATCAAGTTCCAACACCTCATTCAATGAGATCGAGAAGGACGGCTACGTGGGCCCGCCCTCGAAATTCTGATGATGGTTATTCAAG TGATTCAATTCTGAGGCATGCATCAAGTGATTTCAAGAAAATGGGTCAACGTATTTTTGTATTTATAGTTGGTGGGGCTACACGATCAGAG TTGCGGGCTTGTCATAAGTTAACTACGAAGCTGAAGAGAGAAGTAGTTCTAGGTTCATCGAGCCTCGATGACCCTCCACAATTCATTACG AAATTAAAGCTCTTGACTGCAGATGAACTCTCGTTGGATGATTTGCAGATCTAG
- the LOC104095301 gene encoding deoxyribodipyrimidine photo-lyase produces MASPIPVVQSGRIRVLKQGSGPLVGPVVYWMFRDQRIRDNWALIHAVDEANKANVPVAIAFNLFDQFLGAKARQLGFMLRGLQKLHSNLESTLQIPFFLFQGEAVDTIPNFLKECGASLLVTDFSPLRDVRSWKEKVCESVSESVTVHEVDAHNVVPVWVASNKLEYSAKTIRGKINKLLLEYLIELPAIGPPKIKWSSSNPPIDWPKLIADVVRKGAEVPELEWCEPGEDAALEVLMGSKNGFLTVRLKNYSTDRNNPLKPQALSGLSPYLHFGQMSAQRCALEASKVRKLYTQAVDTFLEELIVRRELADNFCYYQPRYDSLLGAWEWARKTLMEHASDKREHIYTREQLEKAQTADPLWNASQLEMVHYGKMHGFMRMYWAKKILEWTSGPEEALAITIYLNDKYHIDGRDPSGYVGCMWSICGLHDQGWRERPVFGKIRYMNYAGCKRKFNVDGYISYVKRLVGESKKRKAEVYFDNKAKELRS; encoded by the exons ATGGCATCTCCGATCCCTGTCGTTCAGTCGGGTCGGATCCGGGTTCTGAAGCAAGGATCAGGACCGTTGGTTGGACCGGTAGTGTACTGGATGTTCAGAGATCAACGGATAAGAGATAACTGGGCATTAATCCACGCCGTTGATGAGGCTAACAAAGCAAATGTACCAGTAGCTATTGCTTTCAATTTGTTCGATCAGTTCTTAGGTGCAAAAGCTAGACAATTAGGGTTTATGCTTAGAGGCCTTCAAAAACTTCATAGCAACCTCGAaagtactcttcaaattcccttttTTCTATTTCAG GGAGAAGCTGTAGACACAATTCCCAATTTTCTGAAAGAATGTGGAGCTTCTCTTCTAGTAACGGATTTCTCACCTTTGAGGGATGTGAGGAGCTGGAAAGAAAAAGTTTGTGAGAGTGTGAGTGAATCGGTAACAGTACACGAGGTTGATGCGCACAATGTTGTTCCTGTTTGGGTGGCATCAAATAAATTAGAATACAGTGCTAAAACCATACGGGGTAAAATAAATAAGCTGCTTCTTGAGTATCTAATCGAATTACCTGCAATAGGGCCTCCCAAGATAAAGTGGTCGTCTTCAAACCCTCCAATAGATTGGCCAAAACTAATTGCCGATGTCGTAAG GAAAGGAGCAGAAGTTCCTGAACTTGAATGGTGTGAACCAGGTGAAGATGCTGCATTGGAAGTGCTTATGGGAAGTAAAAATGGGTTCCTGACAGTTAGGTTGAAGAATTATTCAACAGACCGGAACAACCCTCTGAAACCCCAAGCACTTTCTGGTCTCTCTCCTTATTTGCACTTTGGGCAGATGTCAGCACAGCGATGTGCTTTAGAAGCAAGCAAAGTTCGGAAACTTTATACCCAG GCAGTTGACACATTTCTGGAGGAATTGATTGTGCGCAGAGAGCTTGCTGATAATTTCTGCTACTACCAGCCTCGATATGATTCATTACTGGGTGCATGGGAATGGGCACGCAAAACCTTGATGGAACATGCATCTGATAAGCGTGAACATATATACAC GCGAGAGCAATTGGAGAAGGCACAAACTGCAGACCCT CTTTGGAATGCTTCTCAGTTAGAGATGGTTCATTATGGGAAAATGCATGGTTTTATGAG GATGTATTGGGCTAAAAAGATACTTGAATGGACAAGTGGACCGGAAGAAGCTCTGGCTATCACAATATATTTGAATGACAAG TATCATATAGATGGAAGGGATCCTAGTGGTTATGTTGGATGCATGTGGTCAATATGTGGCCTACACGACCAG GGTTGGAGAGAGCGTCCCGTATTTGGGAAAATACGGTACATGAACTATGCAGGTTGCAAGAGGAAATTCAATGTGGATGGATATATTTCATACGTTAAAAGACTAGTAGGTGAAAGCAAGAAAAGAAAAGCAGAAGTATATTTCGACAACAAGGCAAAGGAACTGCGTAGTTAG